A genomic stretch from Candidatus Omnitrophota bacterium includes:
- a CDS encoding AsmA family protein, which translates to MAKKKRVLIYLAAFILLVVGSLFYLNKFYLPVKLRALLISGIEDATTLSARVGSLEYNIIRGFVIKNIGLSEKGANEEVFSCEDISFNLLVLPIFKQKKIIIPSIKINKPRLSAAIDQAGQLNITRFLKPAKTDKPAFSLMIGGINIADGEVVFRDKRFDPEYKKEINEINLKASLDLPAKIDLRLSAAMARGQVTSKLNLKGQFLIAKKQGNADITLSDLPLSEIKEYFRIIPAEISGVSPLIKASLKFSQDKLNITAEIPLKDARVKYNEIEVTANWLLKPDISLPLKGGATSYKGSIALEDTRVSGIPRIGEIQSIKGALTFDRNLVAYENIVLRVKEIPFLINGKAKLGFPPYIELTASADTDAGTLLKALKDAAGEIPLDVTGKIAFSANVSGALSGDMPLKYDGRLAISEAECGLKALPEPLKNVNAVVEFSKDTLSWKQAGFTYEEMRFTSEGALTDFARPLIDFTLNNNELAIKSKLEIIGKQITVNSFNASYFDSILNASGVITTADTSSPFLDMGLAAEINLENLGSAPLPQQVKDAIGRIKPVGLLKIEGTLKGQAADYKNWQVDAGISSPRISLYGVSLNTLSSNISQSNRLLKVNANSSLYAGALNLEGAVNFAAETPVHSLNAGITRADISLLENDFPKLKGKDYAGTLNASLSLNGRGADMAQLQGDGIVSIIEGKIWELNLLKGLGNFIFVPAFQNIVFSEGGASFILRDGFVRTEDLALSSDSLHLQGKGSIGFDSSLDFTLEAIMSEGLLKETGDIRKITTAIFGGPGITIKISGTVKEPKYSLKSAVMDPIKNIKNITDLIFGK; encoded by the coding sequence ATGGCCAAAAAGAAACGCGTCCTTATTTATCTTGCCGCTTTTATACTGCTGGTTGTCGGCTCGCTTTTCTACCTGAATAAATTCTATCTGCCGGTCAAGCTCAGGGCACTTCTCATATCCGGCATTGAAGACGCCACTACCCTGTCCGCGCGCGTGGGCTCCCTGGAATACAACATCATCCGCGGCTTTGTGATAAAGAACATAGGGCTCTCTGAAAAGGGCGCCAACGAAGAGGTATTTTCCTGCGAGGACATCTCTTTCAACTTATTGGTCCTGCCTATTTTCAAACAGAAGAAGATCATAATCCCCTCCATTAAGATCAACAAGCCGCGGCTGAGCGCGGCCATTGACCAGGCCGGACAGCTGAATATTACGCGGTTCCTCAAGCCGGCAAAAACGGATAAGCCCGCGTTTTCCCTGATGATCGGCGGCATTAACATAGCGGACGGCGAGGTTGTGTTCCGGGATAAGCGGTTTGACCCTGAATACAAAAAAGAGATCAACGAGATAAACCTTAAGGCGTCGCTTGATCTGCCGGCTAAAATAGACCTGCGGCTGTCGGCGGCAATGGCGCGGGGACAGGTAACAAGTAAGCTGAATTTAAAAGGGCAGTTCCTTATCGCCAAAAAACAGGGTAACGCCGATATCACGCTCAGCGACCTGCCGCTTTCTGAGATCAAAGAATACTTCCGCATAATCCCCGCCGAGATATCCGGCGTATCGCCGCTGATAAAGGCGTCGCTGAAATTCTCTCAGGATAAGCTTAATATAACGGCGGAGATCCCGCTTAAGGACGCGCGCGTAAAATACAACGAGATCGAAGTTACGGCAAACTGGCTGCTCAAGCCCGATATCTCCCTGCCGCTAAAAGGCGGGGCAACATCGTACAAGGGCAGCATCGCGCTGGAAGATACCAGGGTATCCGGCATACCGCGGATAGGCGAGATCCAGAGCATCAAAGGCGCGCTTACCTTTGACCGGAACCTTGTTGCATATGAAAACATCGTTCTGCGGGTAAAGGAGATCCCCTTCTTAATAAACGGCAAAGCAAAACTGGGCTTTCCTCCCTATATTGAATTGACTGCCTCGGCAGACACCGACGCGGGCACGCTGCTTAAGGCGCTGAAAGATGCTGCCGGAGAGATACCGCTTGATGTGACCGGCAAGATCGCGTTTTCCGCGAATGTGAGCGGAGCGCTAAGCGGAGATATGCCGCTTAAATACGACGGCCGGCTGGCCATCTCTGAGGCGGAATGCGGTTTAAAGGCGCTGCCCGAACCGCTGAAGAACGTGAACGCGGTGGTGGAATTTTCCAAAGATACATTGAGTTGGAAACAGGCGGGTTTTACCTATGAGGAGATGCGGTTTACTTCCGAAGGCGCGCTGACTGACTTTGCCAGGCCGCTCATTGATTTTACCTTAAATAATAATGAGTTGGCGATAAAGAGCAAGCTGGAGATCATCGGCAAACAGATCACGGTCAACTCCTTTAACGCGAGCTACTTTGATTCAATTCTCAACGCGAGCGGCGTGATCACGACCGCCGACACAAGCAGCCCGTTTTTGGACATGGGCCTGGCCGCGGAGATCAACCTGGAGAACCTCGGCTCTGCCCCGCTTCCCCAACAGGTAAAAGACGCGATCGGCCGGATAAAACCCGTGGGCCTGCTTAAAATTGAAGGCACGCTGAAAGGACAGGCGGCTGACTATAAAAACTGGCAGGTGGACGCCGGGATCAGTTCACCCCGAATATCATTATACGGGGTTTCATTAAATACCTTATCTTCAAACATCAGCCAAAGCAACCGCCTGTTAAAGGTCAACGCTAATTCCTCGCTGTACGCCGGCGCGCTTAACCTGGAAGGCGCGGTAAATTTTGCCGCGGAAACGCCTGTGCACAGCCTGAACGCGGGCATAACCAGGGCGGATATCTCGCTTCTGGAAAATGATTTTCCCAAACTCAAAGGCAAGGACTACGCGGGAACGCTCAACGCCTCGCTCAGTTTAAACGGCAGGGGCGCTGATATGGCTCAACTGCAGGGAGACGGCATCGTATCAATAATAGAAGGCAAGATATGGGAGCTGAACCTGCTCAAAGGGCTGGGAAACTTCATATTTGTCCCCGCGTTCCAGAATATCGTCTTCAGCGAAGGGGGCGCTTCTTTTATACTGCGGGACGGCTTTGTCCGCACCGAAGACCTGGCGCTATCCAGCGACTCACTTCATCTGCAGGGAAAGGGCTCCATAGGATTTGACAGCAGCCTTGACTTCACCCTTGAGGCGATAATGAGCGAGGGCCTGCTCAAGGAAACCGGCGACATACGCAAGATCACCACCGCCATATTCGGCGGCCCGGGCATAACCATCAAGATAAGCGGCACGGTCAAAGAGCCGAAATACAGCTTGAAGTCCGCGGTTATGGACCCCATTAAAAATATCAAGAATATTACCGACCTGATCTTCGGCAAATAG
- a CDS encoding radical SAM protein has product MSISAIDSIRCRFNYPYRALRNKLLGRSDPLIVILVVNNECNLKCRYCFGQYCARKAGSDFNTAQIISIVDELHALGTRVLTVHGGETLLRDDIGEIVDYIKKKGMYIHLVTNGLLLKQKIGLIRKVDSLCISFDGRQEGHEANRGAGTFKPTLEAIKLAKREGFRLRIHATITKYTKDDIEYLAKLAREIGFFQYFSILYQCGGVTREFQELMLSDEETKDAIRQIIHWKKKGYPIFTSYRVLENALNWPYPYIKPHLRPEEIPARFKPIDCFYGKSKFIIDADGRVYPCFALMDEFKPLNIKEVGLKRAIEHVRDAKRCSSCMYFTNNDHNLLLGLSIRQLLNQCKLQFKELIGRY; this is encoded by the coding sequence ATGTCCATATCCGCCATAGATTCCATACGCTGCAGGTTCAATTATCCCTACCGCGCGCTCCGCAATAAGCTCCTGGGAAGGAGCGACCCGCTTATAGTGATCCTGGTCGTAAATAATGAATGCAACCTGAAATGCAGGTATTGCTTCGGCCAATACTGCGCGAGAAAGGCCGGCAGTGATTTCAACACCGCGCAGATAATCAGCATCGTTGATGAGCTGCACGCTTTGGGCACGCGCGTGCTGACGGTGCACGGAGGCGAGACGCTGTTAAGGGACGACATCGGCGAGATCGTTGACTACATAAAGAAAAAGGGGATGTATATCCACCTTGTGACCAACGGCCTGCTGCTTAAACAGAAGATCGGCCTGATAAGAAAAGTGGACAGCTTGTGCATCAGTTTTGACGGCAGGCAGGAGGGGCATGAGGCCAACCGGGGCGCGGGCACATTCAAGCCCACGCTTGAGGCGATAAAACTGGCCAAGAGAGAAGGGTTCCGCCTGCGTATCCACGCCACCATCACCAAATACACAAAGGACGATATTGAATACCTTGCCAAGCTGGCAAGGGAAATAGGGTTCTTCCAGTATTTCAGCATCCTCTATCAATGCGGCGGGGTGACCCGGGAATTTCAGGAGCTTATGTTGAGCGATGAGGAGACAAAAGACGCGATCCGGCAGATCATACACTGGAAGAAAAAGGGCTATCCCATTTTTACTTCTTACCGCGTGCTTGAGAACGCCTTAAACTGGCCTTATCCCTACATCAAGCCGCATCTCAGGCCGGAGGAGATACCCGCGCGCTTTAAGCCCATTGACTGTTTTTACGGCAAAAGCAAATTCATAATAGACGCGGACGGCCGCGTCTATCCCTGTTTCGCGCTTATGGATGAATTCAAGCCCCTCAACATAAAGGAAGTGGGGCTGAAGAGGGCGATAGAGCACGTAAGAGACGCGAAGCGCTGCTCCAGCTGCATGTATTTTACCAATAATGACCACAACCTTCTACTGGGCCTTTCAATCAGGCAGCTCCTCAATCAATGCAAGTTACAATTCAAGGAACTGATCGGAAGATATTAA
- a CDS encoding YfhO family protein produces MHSFAALFYPAFILGVCLLPFYLFRRSWKETGIIACVVIYFFILNKDLLGGRQVFYHDTRFTYEYLLMIFKQWLDSGAAVGWNPYMNAGEPLYLFSNYFLWAPWVLFCWINKFTGINAHALFNMFWLFLFVNFCVGGLLFFLALYDNFKAALFSFIALMLGGMFIVNLGQPMGLATMYYLPYILFCLALSVKRKDIYGFVLAVAFSGIALNHYLPHYVFLAAGICVFFFLAFNFRLLPAALRLLGSGYRFMLLALAVALLAASPAMFLAGEMRNYVSPSRGGALAGAALEPGRSGYQPGVKASLSDYRILLKQDLPSDANIHHAFYFGIVPLLLMPLAIFGRRNRRAWAILASAALLIFLGSGNDFWGYRLLIKYVPGFNMIRHSFGLAQFAAFFLICLSGFGLKELLRDNGRKQLFFWLAVIVLLTDLSLFYVRHNKSNASQALRVTPANIVYPRERSLYPSQAYPLPPDISPLIYKKAALKNPFLNFTLFRDKRLNDILNRFLPENGYELALGVGGPLIYFTQDRGALLSEEFYNMGDNGAAGQGAVDYIQTNKPNELEVLVKAPAPGLLVRLESFHPGWQAFIDGEKTRVHRANYTFQAIEVPEGRHRVVFRFATAYPVLLYIHILCVFLTWAAFNIYLFSGPRLAAAG; encoded by the coding sequence ATGCATAGTTTCGCGGCATTATTTTATCCGGCTTTTATTCTGGGGGTATGCCTGCTGCCGTTCTATCTGTTCAGGCGCAGCTGGAAGGAAACCGGCATTATCGCCTGCGTCGTGATCTATTTCTTTATCCTGAATAAGGACTTGCTCGGCGGCAGGCAGGTGTTTTACCACGACACGCGTTTCACCTACGAATACCTTCTGATGATCTTTAAGCAATGGCTGGACAGCGGCGCCGCGGTCGGCTGGAATCCCTATATGAACGCGGGAGAGCCGCTGTATCTGTTCTCCAATTATTTTCTCTGGGCGCCCTGGGTATTATTTTGCTGGATAAATAAATTTACCGGCATCAACGCCCACGCCCTGTTCAATATGTTCTGGTTGTTTTTGTTCGTCAATTTCTGCGTCGGCGGCCTGCTGTTCTTTCTGGCCTTATACGACAATTTCAAGGCAGCGCTGTTCTCTTTCATCGCCTTGATGCTCGGCGGGATGTTCATCGTAAACCTGGGCCAGCCCATGGGGTTGGCCACGATGTATTACCTGCCCTATATACTTTTCTGCCTCGCCTTATCCGTTAAGAGAAAAGATATTTACGGCTTTGTTCTCGCCGTTGCCTTCTCGGGGATAGCCCTGAATCATTACCTGCCTCACTATGTCTTTTTGGCGGCCGGCATCTGCGTCTTTTTCTTTCTCGCGTTTAATTTCAGGTTGCTGCCCGCGGCGCTGCGTTTATTGGGCTCAGGATATAGATTTATGCTTTTAGCTCTGGCAGTCGCTTTGCTGGCGGCATCGCCTGCCATGTTCCTGGCCGGGGAGATGCGGAATTACGTGTCTCCCAGCCGCGGCGGCGCCCTGGCCGGAGCCGCGCTTGAGCCCGGCCGCAGCGGCTACCAGCCCGGCGTTAAAGCGTCGCTGTCCGATTATCGGATATTGCTTAAGCAGGATCTTCCTTCCGACGCGAATATACACCACGCCTTTTATTTCGGCATTGTGCCGCTTTTGCTTATGCCGCTGGCTATATTCGGGCGGCGCAACAGACGCGCCTGGGCTATCCTCGCTAGCGCTGCCTTGCTCATATTCCTGGGCAGCGGCAATGATTTCTGGGGATACCGCCTGTTGATAAAATATGTCCCGGGATTTAATATGATCAGGCATTCTTTCGGGCTGGCCCAATTTGCCGCCTTTTTCCTGATATGCCTGTCGGGTTTCGGGCTCAAGGAATTACTGCGGGATAACGGCAGAAAACAGCTGTTCTTCTGGCTGGCAGTCATTGTTTTATTAACGGATTTAAGTTTATTTTATGTCCGCCATAACAAGAGCAACGCCTCGCAGGCGTTGCGGGTCACTCCGGCGAATATAGTTTATCCCCGGGAAAGGTCTCTTTATCCTTCTCAGGCCTACCCATTGCCTCCGGATATCTCGCCTTTAATTTACAAGAAGGCGGCATTAAAAAATCCCTTTCTCAATTTCACGCTCTTCAGGGATAAGCGTCTTAACGATATACTTAATCGCTTTCTGCCGGAAAACGGCTATGAGCTGGCATTGGGCGTGGGCGGGCCGCTGATCTATTTTACTCAAGACAGAGGCGCTTTGCTTTCGGAGGAATTTTACAATATGGGCGATAATGGGGCCGCGGGGCAAGGGGCGGTTGACTATATACAAACCAATAAACCCAATGAGCTGGAGGTCCTGGTCAAGGCGCCCGCGCCCGGGTTACTTGTGCGGCTGGAGAGTTTTCACCCCGGCTGGCAGGCATTTATAGACGGAGAAAAGACGCGCGTCCATAGGGCCAATTATACCTTTCAGGCAATAGAGGTGCCTGAGGGGCGTCACAGGGTTGTGTTCAGGTTTGCCACGGCCTACCCGGTATTGTTATATATTCATATCCTTTGCGTATTCTTGACCTGGGCGGCGTTCAACATTTATCTTTTTTCTGGTCCGCGCCTTGCTGCCGCAGGTTGA
- a CDS encoding DUF748 domain-containing protein, whose protein sequence is MINKKKLLPEVLLIALGACSVLVLAVYVFVSLNYRAMVASGLKGLTSKDISVGSSELRFPLTVTLNDLKVEDLFEAKEFRVGISVIGLIFGDLVFSEVYLGGPKLTMELNKPLIDSEPQLPGDGIEAAAIDVSKIPLPPAAPSVSEARAVAEDETPTRGFVIKRLRVKDGSIDIVDRNAGPEGLLIYLNAVNADIENFYFAPEPVITNFNISARMPWQGGGKEGSFNFAGWMNLFQRDMQADLNINGIDGVYLSPYYSEWVDVEGARINEAYLNFSSNLSAANNNLTARCHLELTDIKFNPRPEGEEFNKAEKITSAVLDIFREMDKGKVELNFTLNTTMDKPGFGINTIRQAVDEKIARRGNKLGPEDLLALPIKFLSNALKGTIKSTAEISRALVGGTIEIGREMKKSVEGAFSKDETELKDIESGETQEPENKSSDLN, encoded by the coding sequence ATGATCAATAAGAAAAAACTGTTGCCGGAGGTCCTGCTGATCGCGCTGGGCGCCTGCTCTGTTTTGGTCCTCGCGGTATATGTTTTTGTTTCCCTTAATTACAGGGCGATGGTCGCCTCCGGACTGAAGGGCCTGACCTCCAAGGATATCTCGGTCGGCTCAAGCGAGCTCAGGTTTCCCTTGACGGTCACGCTCAACGACTTGAAGGTAGAGGACCTGTTTGAGGCAAAGGAATTCAGGGTCGGCATCAGCGTGATCGGGTTGATCTTCGGGGACTTGGTGTTCTCTGAGGTCTACCTGGGCGGGCCGAAGCTCACGATGGAACTCAATAAGCCGCTGATAGATTCAGAGCCGCAGCTGCCGGGCGATGGCATAGAGGCAGCGGCTATTGATGTAAGCAAGATACCGCTTCCTCCGGCAGCGCCTTCGGTTTCTGAGGCGCGCGCTGTTGCCGAAGATGAGACGCCCACCAGAGGGTTTGTCATAAAGCGCCTGCGCGTTAAAGACGGCAGCATTGATATTGTTGACAGGAATGCCGGGCCGGAAGGCCTGCTCATATATCTTAACGCCGTGAACGCGGATATAGAGAATTTTTATTTCGCGCCTGAGCCGGTCATCACCAACTTTAATATCAGCGCGCGCATGCCCTGGCAGGGCGGCGGCAAAGAGGGGAGTTTCAACTTCGCCGGATGGATGAACCTGTTCCAGAGGGATATGCAGGCAGACCTGAATATCAACGGCATAGACGGGGTTTACCTGAGCCCTTATTATTCGGAATGGGTTGACGTTGAGGGCGCGCGCATAAACGAGGCGTACCTGAATTTTTCCAGCAACCTGAGCGCGGCGAATAACAACCTGACCGCCAGGTGCCATCTTGAGCTGACGGATATAAAATTTAATCCCCGCCCCGAGGGAGAAGAATTCAATAAGGCGGAGAAGATCACCTCGGCAGTGCTGGATATATTCCGCGAGATGGATAAGGGCAAGGTGGAGCTGAATTTTACCCTGAACACCACTATGGACAAGCCGGGCTTCGGCATCAACACCATACGCCAGGCAGTGGATGAGAAGATAGCCCGGAGAGGCAATAAGCTTGGGCCGGAAGACCTCCTGGCTTTGCCCATTAAGTTCTTGAGCAACGCGCTGAAGGGCACGATCAAAAGCACAGCCGAGATATCCCGCGCCTTGGTCGGCGGTACCATTGAGATCGGCAGGGAGATGAAGAAGTCCGTTGAAGGCGCCTTCAGCAAGGACGAGACAGAGTTGAAGGACATAGAATCAGGAGAAACACAGGAACCGGAGAATAAAAGCAGCGATTTGAATTGA
- a CDS encoding nucleotidyltransferase domain-containing protein encodes MLKDLIGSKTRQTILKAFVESPDSEYYTRQLAKLYKISVGTLHRELKRLSASSILKERKVGNIKLFSLNKQNPLYEEIKNIIYKTQGVVSFVRDAISGIKGIKVAFIYGSFAKGDERQDSDVDIFLMGNSIDEDKLIHAIKDVEKKLFKEINYTRYTENEYRKEKKKKNSFILEVIRGKKTFIKGGEGDL; translated from the coding sequence ATGTTAAAAGATCTGATAGGTTCAAAGACCCGCCAAACCATACTAAAGGCTTTTGTTGAATCTCCCGATAGCGAATATTACACCCGCCAGTTGGCCAAGCTATACAAAATCTCGGTAGGAACGCTTCACAGGGAGCTAAAAAGACTTAGCGCTTCGAGCATTCTTAAAGAGCGCAAAGTCGGCAATATAAAGCTATTTTCCCTGAATAAACAAAATCCTCTTTATGAGGAGATCAAGAATATTATATATAAAACCCAGGGTGTGGTAAGTTTCGTAAGAGACGCAATATCCGGCATAAAAGGCATTAAAGTCGCTTTCATATACGGGTCCTTCGCAAAAGGAGACGAAAGACAGGATAGCGATGTAGATATATTTTTGATGGGGAATAGCATTGATGAAGATAAATTGATACATGCGATAAAAGATGTAGAAAAAAAACTATTTAAAGAAATAAATTATACGCGGTATACGGAAAATGAATACAGAAAAGAGAAGAAAAAGAAGAATTCCTTTATATTAGAAGTCATAAGGGGCAAGAAAACATTTATTAAGGGGGGCGAAGGTGACCTCTAA
- a CDS encoding HEPN domain-containing protein, which yields MTSNGFLSEYIEKKLIKPEKIGTDQIEKVIKAAEKSLTVAERLLSIDEETAYEKAYAAMLHAARAFVFMKGYRPTTNFQHKTVVAFTAHFLGDKYKALTEKFDYMRKNRNNFIYEPWKFHVSMTDVKSALKSAHQFIDVIKEEIKKENPQGNFKF from the coding sequence GTGACCTCTAACGGTTTCTTAAGCGAATATATAGAAAAGAAGCTGATTAAGCCGGAGAAAATAGGGACCGACCAGATAGAAAAAGTAATAAAAGCTGCGGAGAAAAGCCTGACAGTCGCAGAGAGGTTGCTTTCAATAGATGAAGAGACCGCCTATGAGAAAGCTTACGCCGCAATGCTCCATGCCGCCAGGGCGTTTGTATTTATGAAAGGATATAGGCCAACGACAAATTTTCAGCATAAGACAGTCGTTGCTTTTACGGCGCACTTTTTAGGCGATAAATATAAAGCTCTAACCGAAAAGTTTGACTATATGAGGAAGAACAGAAACAATTTTATTTACGAACCATGGAAATTTCACGTCTCTATGACTGACGTTAAGAGCGCGTTAAAATCAGCCCATCAGTTTATTGATGTTATCAAAGAAGAAATAAAAAAAGAAAATCCCCAAGGTAATTTTAAGTTTTAA
- a CDS encoding GIY-YIG nuclease family protein, with amino-acid sequence MPWHVYIIECSDGKLYTGITNNLERRIKAHNSGNGCRFTKYRRPVQLVHSEECPAKPDALKREARIKRLTRVEKIELIQAAT; translated from the coding sequence ATGCCTTGGCACGTTTACATCATTGAATGCAGCGACGGCAAGCTCTACACCGGTATCACCAATAACCTGGAACGCAGGATCAAAGCTCACAATAGCGGCAACGGCTGCAGGTTCACGAAATACCGCCGTCCGGTTCAACTTGTCCATTCCGAAGAATGTCCTGCCAAACCCGATGCCTTGAAGAGGGAAGCGCGCATCAAGCGCCTGACAAGGGTGGAGAAAATAGAGCTGATTCAAGCCGCTACATAG
- a CDS encoding helix-turn-helix transcriptional regulator — translation MESKILRQFGDRVKKLRKAKGWSQEDLAKRAGLHRTYIGSIERSERNVSLLNVERIAKALNVATQHLLK, via the coding sequence ATGGAAAGCAAAATACTAAGGCAATTTGGGGATAGGGTCAAAAAGCTAAGAAAGGCCAAGGGTTGGTCTCAAGAAGACCTTGCTAAGAGGGCGGGACTGCACAGGACTTACATTGGCAGTATTGAGAGAAGCGAAAGGAATGTAAGCTTGCTTAATGTAGAGAGAATTGCAAAGGCACTAAATGTTGCAACTCAACACCTTTTAAAATAA
- the lexA gene encoding transcriptional repressor LexA, with protein sequence MLTKRQKQVLDFIKSYKDKHDYAPSLEEIKKHLRLSSVSTAHYHVQTLQNMGYLRKEENHPRALDVFAKQNLIRIPLLGRIAAGTPIEAVEDRESIAVPQDKIKASDNYFALKVAGKSMIEENIDDGDIVVIKQQSTAQNGERIVALLENKEVTLKKFYKERNRIRLEPANSNMEPILVAPDHLTIQGIVVDIIKSPASTDNSTITNVLGNKKIKDSVKTDDYLKKWLNTVQCMDCVEGLRKLPDNSIDLVVTSPPYDGIRAYNGFTYDLHATGKEIYRVLKEGGITAMVIQDQTKNFGKTLTTFKTVIDWCENVGFKLFETVIYRKHGGEGAWWTKRFRVDHEYIPIFLKGSRPQYFNKTPLKIPSKHGGKTMTGCATRLTNGHTLKSKKVTINPVKCRGTIWDYVTCGDGTRLKHQHPATFPDKLPVDFIRCFCPPGGIVLDPYMGSGTTAIAAIKLGRKYIGFDISEDYCKLAEKRTKQEANVGQKEFELVNITS encoded by the coding sequence ATGCTTACTAAACGTCAAAAACAGGTACTAGATTTCATAAAAAGCTACAAGGATAAGCACGATTACGCGCCTTCCCTAGAAGAAATCAAAAAACACCTTCGCCTTTCTTCTGTCTCAACGGCCCACTATCATGTCCAAACGCTACAAAATATGGGGTATTTAAGAAAAGAGGAAAACCATCCTCGAGCATTGGATGTTTTTGCCAAACAAAATTTGATCCGAATACCACTTTTAGGCAGAATAGCTGCAGGTACACCAATTGAAGCAGTAGAAGATAGAGAAAGTATAGCTGTTCCTCAAGATAAAATAAAAGCAAGTGACAATTATTTTGCATTAAAAGTAGCTGGCAAAAGCATGATAGAAGAAAATATTGATGATGGTGATATAGTGGTAATAAAACAACAAAGTACGGCTCAGAATGGCGAAAGAATTGTTGCGCTGTTGGAAAATAAAGAAGTCACGCTAAAAAAATTCTATAAAGAAAGAAATAGAATACGGCTAGAACCAGCAAATTCTAACATGGAACCTATTTTAGTAGCCCCCGATCATCTTACTATCCAAGGAATAGTTGTCGATATTATTAAAAGTCCGGCTAGCACAGATAACTCTACAATCACGAATGTATTAGGTAATAAAAAAATCAAGGACTCCGTTAAGACAGATGATTATTTGAAGAAATGGCTAAACACTGTTCAATGCATGGACTGTGTGGAGGGATTGAGAAAATTACCGGATAATTCAATTGATTTAGTCGTTACCTCTCCTCCGTATGATGGCATAAGAGCATATAATGGGTTTACTTATGATCTTCATGCTACTGGGAAAGAGATTTATAGGGTATTAAAAGAAGGCGGGATTACCGCGATGGTTATACAAGACCAAACTAAAAACTTCGGCAAGACATTAACTACATTTAAAACCGTAATTGATTGGTGTGAAAATGTCGGGTTTAAATTATTTGAGACGGTTATTTACAGAAAGCACGGTGGCGAAGGCGCTTGGTGGACAAAAAGATTTAGGGTTGATCATGAATATATACCAATCTTTCTTAAAGGTTCAAGACCGCAATATTTCAATAAAACCCCTCTTAAGATACCGAGTAAGCATGGCGGGAAAACGATGACCGGATGTGCTACTCGCTTGACGAATGGACATACATTGAAATCAAAGAAAGTAACAATCAATCCTGTAAAATGTAGAGGTACAATTTGGGATTATGTGACTTGTGGAGACGGCACACGGTTAAAACATCAGCATCCTGCTACCTTTCCCGATAAGCTACCTGTCGACTTTATTCGCTGCTTTTGCCCACCAGGGGGTATAGTTTTAGATCCATACATGGGCAGCGGAACAACTGCTATCGCTGCTATAAAGCTAGGCAGAAAATACATAGGTTTTGATATCTCTGAAGATTATTGTAAACTGGCAGAAAAACGAACAAAACAAGAGGCGAATGTTGGTCAAAAAGAATTCGAACTTGTTAACATTACATCCTAA
- a CDS encoding nucleotidyltransferase domain-containing protein, with protein MSVLLNTRLRKKLLAYSFTHIDENYYVRELSSLIDEDPGNLSRELRKLEEEGLYTSFAKGNVKLYSVNKDYPLFKEIKKIVFKTEGVEGSLKEIVLKYRGITSAFIYGSYAKNRETSASDIDLVAVGKFNRDRFTDDIRNLEAKLNREINFTVYTEDEFKNERKKDGGFLNLVLKNKFVILKGKPNAR; from the coding sequence ATGTCAGTATTACTTAATACAAGATTAAGAAAAAAATTGCTGGCTTACTCATTTACTCATATTGATGAGAATTATTATGTGCGTGAGCTTTCTAGTCTTATTGACGAAGATCCGGGCAATCTATCAAGGGAGCTAAGGAAATTGGAGGAAGAGGGGCTATACACTTCATTCGCTAAAGGAAACGTAAAATTATATTCTGTTAATAAAGATTACCCCTTGTTCAAAGAGATTAAGAAAATAGTTTTTAAAACTGAAGGGGTTGAGGGCAGCCTTAAGGAAATAGTCTTAAAATATAGAGGTATTACTTCAGCTTTTATTTACGGTTCGTATGCAAAAAACAGGGAAACAAGCGCATCCGATATAGATTTAGTTGCCGTGGGAAAATTTAACCGCGACCGTTTCACAGATGATATACGCAACTTAGAAGCAAAACTGAATAGAGAAATTAACTTTACCGTCTATACTGAGGACGAGTTTAAAAATGAGAGAAAAAAAGACGGTGGTTTTCTTAATCTAGTCCTTAAGAATAAATTCGTAATTTTGAAAGGCAAGCCCAATGCTAGATAA